One Thunnus thynnus chromosome 18, fThuThy2.1, whole genome shotgun sequence genomic region harbors:
- the sf3b6 gene encoding splicing factor 3B subunit 6 — MAMQAAKRANIRLPPEVNRILYIRNLPYKITAEEMYDIFGKYGPIRQIRTGNTPETRGTAYVVYEDIFDAKNACDHLSGFNVCNRYLVVLYYNANRAFQKMDTKKKEEQLKLLKEKYGINTDPPK, encoded by the exons ATGGCTATGCAAGCAGCGAAACGCGCTAAT ATACGATTACCTCCCGAGGTCAACAGAATCCTTTACATCAGGAACCTTCCTTATAAGATCACAGCAGAGGAAATGTATGACATCTTTGGGAAATACGGGCCAATACGTCAAATCAGAAC AGGGAACACGCCAGAAACAAGAGGAACAGCATATGTGGTTTATGAAGACATCTTCGATGCCAAAAACGCCTGCGACCATCTCTCAGGCTTCAACGTCTGCAACCGTTACCTGGTGGTTCTCTACTACAATGCAAACAGA GCTTTCCAGAAAATggacacaaagaagaaagaggaacagCTGAAGCTCctaaaagagaaatatggcatCAACACAGATCCTCCAAAGTAG
- the LOC137169737 gene encoding ubiquitin carboxyl-terminal hydrolase 46-like, producing the protein MFALRRFQKKKPAESIVAHESQQRPGSHESVAATTPASATSAEAGKQTKIKKVPWRNRLFGHPEKKETKEVEEGKESTCEPKPKATKTPWWRRLLTCCKRKHRVAPAATSDEEKEKKEEKKIRSSPAGNCHLDEVVAFSVAVEEFLQSTELPDLNPLTVQLLQDQFSSTKGSQVGVGDGVRGSTINHFGFPNLGQSCYINSSLQSLLTLEDFVSDVSRQDLVWSSLPEARLMRTFMAIRDARVSTSAQSKVRLLRSFKEAVSAQAPEFRDHQQKDAHEFLTSVLDQMRSLSPSLQETAANMGTRYTCPVEDHLVFKMENTRTCSRCGAQSRRQEEFTNLSLDLVPGGSVEKMLEEYQKETALDYKCECGGSESSQKPAFETLPSVLILHIKRFRFTPSWQLVKVRDPVMLNRELVVSSKQGGSCYSLVSTVSHLGASGDKGHYICDSVHPDERPDTTTDRWLTFNDAAVSETTGVSVCRERQKSAYILFYKRQV; encoded by the exons ATGTTTGCACTGCGTCGTTTTCAGAAGAAG AAACCTGCGGAAAGTATTGTGGCACATGAGAGCCAACAGCGCCCCGGCTCTCATGAGAG TGTTGCTGCCACCACTCCAGCTTCAGCCACGTCTGCTGAGGCTGGAAAGCAGACTAAGATCAAGAAGGTTCCTTGGAGGAACCGGCTCTTCGGTCACCCTGAG AAGAAGGAAACCAAGGAGGTcgaggaaggaaaggagag CACTTGTGAGCCAAAACCAAAGGCCACAAAGACTCCTTGGTGGCGTCGGCTCCTCACATGCTGCAAG AGAAAACATCGGGTCGCTCCGGCTGCTACCAGCGAcgaggaaaaggagaagaaagaagaaaagaagatcAGAAG CTCTCCAGCCGGAAACTGTCACCTGGACGAGGTCGTGGCCTTCAGTGTCGCTGTTGAAGAGTTCCTCCAGTCAACTGAGTTGCCCGACCTCAACCCGTTGACGGTACAGCTCCTCCAGGATCAGTTTAGCAG caCCAAAGGGAGTCAAGTTGGTGTCGGTGATGGTGTCAGGGGGAGCACCATCAACCACTTCGG CTTTCCAAATCTTGGTCAGAGTTGTTACATCAACTCCAGCCTGCAAAGCCTCCTCACGCTGGAGGACTTTGTCTCTGATGTAAGCCGCCAAGATTTGGTCTGGAGTTCACTCCCTGAGGCCCGACTGATGAG AACCTTCATGGCCATCAGAGATGCCCGCGTGTCCACAAGCGCCCAAAGTAAAGTCCGCCTCCTCCGCTCATTCAAGGAGGCGGTCTCTGCCCAGGCTCCAGAGTTCAGGGATCATCAGCAGAAA GACGCTCATGAATTCCTGACCTCGGTCCTGGACCAGATGAGGAGCCTGTCTCCCTCgctgcaggagactgctgcCAACATGGGCACTAGATACACCTGCCCTGTTGAGGATCACCTGGTGTTCAAGATGGAGAACACCAGGACATGCAGCAG GTGTGGCGCTCAGTCCAGAAGGCAGGAGGAGTTCACTAACCTGTCTCTGGACTTGGTTCCTGGTGGCTCCGTGGAGAAGATGCTGGAGGAGTACCAGAAG GAGACAGCGTTGGACTACAAGTGCGAGTGTGGAGGGAGCGAATCGAGCCAGAAGCCGGCCTTTGAGACCCTGCCGAG TGTGCTCATCCTCCACATAAAGCGCTTCCGCTTCACCCCTTCCTGGCAGCTGGTGAAGGTGCGTGACCCCGTCATGCTGAACAGGGAGCTGGTGGTGTCCTCCAAACAG GGTGGCAGCTGCTACAGCCTGGTCAGCACCGTCAGTCATCTTGGGGCATCAGGAGACAAAG GACACTACATCTGTGACAGTGTCCATCCTGATGAGCGTCCGGACACGACAACTGACCGCTGGCTCACCTTCAACGATGCAGCGGTCAGTGAGACAACTGGCGTGTCCGTGTGTAGGGAGCGGCAAAAATCAGCCTACATCCTTTTCTACAAGAGACAG